The DNA sequence GCCGGCAGTCATCGGCACAACCGTGTTCTTCCATCAAGTCTATCTGTCAGAGTTGCGCGGCTGGCCGCCGAGTGTATTTGCTGCCTCGTTTGCCATCATGTCTTCTATGACCATTATCTTCGCGCTGATTTCTGGACAGCTGGTCGACCGGTTTTCCGCCATCCGGATGCTGCCGGTGTTCCTGGTTCCGCTGTCGCTGTCGTGTTTCGTGCTGGCATCGACGGATGCCCCGTGGGGCGCTTACGTGTTCATGGCGCTGATGGGGGTCTCCTACGGATTTTCGTCAACCCTGTTCGGCGCCCTCTGGCCCGAGGTCTACGGCGCCAGGCATCTCGGAAGCATTCGTTCGCTGATCGTCGCCTTCATGGTGTTCGGCACGGCCATCGGGCCGGGCGTGACCGGTGTGCTGATTGATCTGGGTGTCTCGTATCCGGCTCAGATCGCCGCGATGGGCGTCTATTGCGTGCTGATCAGCACCGTGCTGATCCAGGTCAGCCGTAAAGCGCTGGCGCGGCGGCAGGCTTACCCGGTGTAGTTTCCGGGTTGGATCCAGATGTGTGGAGCCTCAATCGAATGTTCAATTCAGCGGATCAGCGTCTGCGGCCCGGCTTTCAGGTCGAGATGATCGGACTGGTCAGGCAGGAAGGTCGGTCCGACCATTCGAACCTGCTGGCGTTCCTCGGTGAGCGGCCGTTCGGTGCTTGAGGCGGCAAGCACTGCAGCCACGTCTTCCGATGTCAGGCGCATCTCGGCATCAAGGATGGTTTCGGGATCCTCGCCCGGGTCGGGCCGGTTGAACGGGCGGACCCAGGTCGTCACCGGCGCGTCAGCCGTGGCCGAGCCGTTCAGGATTGCCTCGCGGCGCTGCATTTCCTTGAAGAAGGCCCCCATGTTGCAGCCGCAGGCCTTGCTCATCGGCGCACCGATATTGCGGTAGGCGAATGCGTTGGGCATCTCGGTATAGGGTTCGCGGGTCCGGGCGGAGACCATGTCCTCGCTTTCCTGTCCGTAGGCGGAATGAAAATACAGCTCCGCCTTGGTGCCGGGACACATCATCTGGCAGGTCCGTTCATCCCGACCAAAATCGGAGGGTGAAGCGGCTGAAGAGACCGGGAAGAAGAATCCGTCGCAACTGCGGACACACAGGGTCCGGTAGTTCCCGCCACTCGATGCCCTTGGTTCGACCACGATTTTTGACCGCGACGTGCTTGCGGTGACGGAAGGGCTGACCTTGCCGCCACTGTCACCGATAATGGCAACGAGGCCGGTGCTTTTTGGCTTGCGCGAGTTCACGGCGTCTGCTTGCCCCTTGAGTGCGGCGGCGCGGATGGATGCACGCTTGCCGTCGCAATCATTGGCTTTGAGTTCCGCCTGAATGCGCCGTTTGAGCACCTTGTTCGATCGGCGGGCGTAGGAGTCCCGCTTGCGCTCGAGGGCGGCGAGATTGGCGTTCATCTTGGTATGCGCCGAGGTGAGCTTGGCGCAGGCCTTGGCGTTCTTGCCACCCAGGACGATGACGCTGCCGGAACTGCAGCCGAAGCGCTTTAAATCAGACCGCACCTGGTTGATCTGCTGTTCCTGCTTGACCGCTGCTTCGGCAAAACGCCTGAAATTTTTAGACGATCCGGTTGAATTGGCGTTGACGAGTTGCGCCTTGAGCTGTGTGCAAACCGCAGATGCTTCCGCCGCGCCTGTACCTGAAAGGGCAAGGGCGAGAACCAGCAAGTGACTGCGAAACCAGACGCGAGGCATGACTTTTGACTCCAACACAACGACAAACCCGTTCTATGACATCAAGATTAAATCTTCGATGGCATTGCAGTTTGCATTGTAATCGTTGTGTGGATTTGCGCCAATCACATCCGGTTGTTTACCTTAACCTGCGGCTGGAAGGTCATCGAAAACGCCAGATTCAATCACTCCGCCGAAGACGCCTCGACCACCGCCAGGGTTGCCATGTTGACGACACCACGCGAGGTCACAGATGGTGACAGGATGTGGGCAGGCAAGGCGGCGCCGAGCAGGATAGGTCCGACATGCAGCGCTTCGGTCATGGTCTTGACCACGCCCAGGGCGATGTTGGCGGCGTCGAGAGTGGGGAAGACCAGAAGATTGGCCTCTCCGGTGAGGGTGCTGTCGGGCATTACCCGCCTTCTGAGCGCTTCCGACATGGCAGAATCGCCGTGCATTTCGCCGTCGGCTTCCAGATCAGGCGCGACCTTGCGGATGATTTCGATCGCCCGGCGCATTTTCGAGGCGCTTGAGGAATCGCGTGAGCCAAAATTCGAATGGGACAACAGCGCGGCCTTCGGCACGATGCCGAACCGGCGGATTTCCTCGGCCGCCATGATCGTGGTTTCGGCGATCTCCTCGGCGCATGGGTCAAACGACACATAGGTGTCGGTGAAGAATGTGGCGCCGCGCTGCGAGATCAGCAGGCTGAGTGCCGAATAATCGATGACGCCTTCGCGCTTGCCGATGATCTGTGAAACATCGCGCAAATGGCGGGCGTAGCGGCCTTCAAGTCCGCAAATCATCGCATCGGCTTCGCCCAATCGCAGGGAAAGCGCGCCAATCACGGTGGGGTTGGTTCGTATGATGGTGCGCGCGGCCTCCGGGATCACGCCCTTGCGCCCGACCAGCTTGAAATATTCGTCGACATAATTTCGAAACCGGGGATCGTCCTCGGGATTGGTGACTTCGAAATCGACGCCGGGCCGGATTCTGAGGCCGAACCGCTGCAGCCGCGATTCGATGATGTTGGGGCGGCCGATGAGGATCGGTTCGGCAACGCCTTCCTCGAGCAGTACCTGGGCAGCGCGCAGCACCCGTTCGTCCTCGCCCTCGGCAAAGATCACGCGCTTCTTGGTGGCGGTCTTGGCTGCGGTAAACAGCGGCTTCATGATCAGGCCGGAGCGGAACACGAAGCGGTTGAGCTTGTCGACATAGGCTTCCATGTCGGTGATCGGACGCCTTGCCACGCCAGACTTGGCTGCTGCCTCGGCGACAGCGGGGGCGATGCGCAGGATCAGCCGTTGGTCGAAGGGTGAGGGAATGAGATATTCCGGGCCGAACACTGGCGTCTCGCCGGAATAGGCGCGTGCGGCGATATCGGATGGTTCTTCACGGGCCAGCGAGGCAATGGCGCGGACGGCTGCCATTTTCATCTCTTCGTTGATGGTGCGGGCTCCGCAGTCCAACGCGCCGCGAAAGATATAGGGGAAGCAAATGACGTTGTTGACCTGATTGGGGAAATCCGAGCGCCCAGTGCAGATCATGGCATCAGGCCGCGCTTCACGCGCCAGGTCCGGCATGATTTCTGGCGAGGGATTGGCGAGCGCCATGATCAATGGCCGTTCGGCCATTGTTGCAAGCAATTCGGGCTTGAGAACGCCGGCGGCGGAGAGGCCTAAAAACACGTCAGCGCCTCCGATCGAGTCGGACAGGACCCGCTTGTCGGAGGGTTGAGCATAAATCGATTTCCACTGGTCCATCAGCACGTCGCGGCCTTCATAGACCAGGCCTTCGATGTCATGGACCCAGATGTTTTCGCGTTTGGCACCGAGCGTGACCAGCAGGTTGAGGCAGGCGAGTGCCGCTGCACCAGCACCGGAGGTGACAATCTTGGCGCTGGCCAGTTCCTTGCCGGCCAGTTCGAGGCCGTTGAGGATTCCTGCTGCGACAATGATGGCGGTGCCGTGCTGGTCGTCGTGGAACACCGGTATGTCCATGATTTCGCGCAGTTGCCGCTCGACCTCAAAACATTCCGGCGACTTGATGTCCTCGAGGTTGATGCCGCCGAATGTCGGCTCAAGTGCCGAAATCACGCTGACCATGCGGTCGACGTCGGGCGCATCGATCTCGATGTCGAAAACGTCGATGCCGGCAAACTTCTTGAACAGGACGGCCTTGCCCTCCATCACCGGCTTGGAGGCCAGCGGACCGATATTGCCAAGGCCGAGCACCGCCGTGCCGTTGGAAACGACGGCGACCAGATTGGCGCGGGCGGTGTAGGCAGCCGCGGCATCGGGATTGTCGCGAATCGCCAGGCAGGGGGCTGCGACGCCTGGTGAATAGGCAAGCGCCAGGTCGCGCTGGTTGCCCAAAGGTTTGGTCGCCTGGATCTCGAGTTTCCCCGGCCGCGGATATTGGTGATAAAACAGGGCATTCTCATCGAGATCACCGCTGGTGGGCTTGGGATCGCTGACGCGCTTGGTGTCTTTGGAGGTCATTTGCAGTTCTTCTCTTCAAGGGCAATTGGAGGATGATCGACGGGTAAGCAGACCCGGTTCAACAATCTGTGCGGCGAAGCGAGCGTTGGATTTGCAAGATGATACGGTAAGGCGTGGCCGAGGCGATAATCCCGTCCTGCTTCAAACTTGCCGATGCGCAGCAATTGGCGGCGACAAATTCACCATCTTCGGTGCGATTGACGCCGATTCGACCCGATATCATGCGGATTTCCCCCTCGAAAAAGCTTGATTGACCGACCTCAGTTCTAGTGCTGATCCATCCCGAATGAAACCTGTTTGATGATCCGGTCCGACGCGCGATAAACTCAGCCCCAGAGTTCGGCAGACGGCGGAGAAACTAGCGACCCCGTATAGACCAGCCCCGGAGACCGGTCGCGTGCAAGCAGCAGCGGTCCGTCAAGATCGACCCAGTCCGCATCCTGGGCCAACAGCACTGCCGGGGCCATGGCCAGGGATGAGCCGACCATGCAGCCGATCATCACGCCGAAGCCAAGTTCACGGGCGCGGTCACGCATGCGCAGGGCTTCAGTAAGGCCACCGGTCTTGTCGAGCTTGA is a window from the Hoeflea sp. IMCC20628 genome containing:
- a CDS encoding DUF2865 domain-containing protein, producing the protein MPRVWFRSHLLVLALALSGTGAAEASAVCTQLKAQLVNANSTGSSKNFRRFAEAAVKQEQQINQVRSDLKRFGCSSGSVIVLGGKNAKACAKLTSAHTKMNANLAALERKRDSYARRSNKVLKRRIQAELKANDCDGKRASIRAAALKGQADAVNSRKPKSTGLVAIIGDSGGKVSPSVTASTSRSKIVVEPRASSGGNYRTLCVRSCDGFFFPVSSAASPSDFGRDERTCQMMCPGTKAELYFHSAYGQESEDMVSARTREPYTEMPNAFAYRNIGAPMSKACGCNMGAFFKEMQRREAILNGSATADAPVTTWVRPFNRPDPGEDPETILDAEMRLTSEDVAAVLAASSTERPLTEERQQVRMVGPTFLPDQSDHLDLKAGPQTLIR
- a CDS encoding NADP-dependent malic enzyme, which translates into the protein MTSKDTKRVSDPKPTSGDLDENALFYHQYPRPGKLEIQATKPLGNQRDLALAYSPGVAAPCLAIRDNPDAAAAYTARANLVAVVSNGTAVLGLGNIGPLASKPVMEGKAVLFKKFAGIDVFDIEIDAPDVDRMVSVISALEPTFGGINLEDIKSPECFEVERQLREIMDIPVFHDDQHGTAIIVAAGILNGLELAGKELASAKIVTSGAGAAALACLNLLVTLGAKRENIWVHDIEGLVYEGRDVLMDQWKSIYAQPSDKRVLSDSIGGADVFLGLSAAGVLKPELLATMAERPLIMALANPSPEIMPDLAREARPDAMICTGRSDFPNQVNNVICFPYIFRGALDCGARTINEEMKMAAVRAIASLAREEPSDIAARAYSGETPVFGPEYLIPSPFDQRLILRIAPAVAEAAAKSGVARRPITDMEAYVDKLNRFVFRSGLIMKPLFTAAKTATKKRVIFAEGEDERVLRAAQVLLEEGVAEPILIGRPNIIESRLQRFGLRIRPGVDFEVTNPEDDPRFRNYVDEYFKLVGRKGVIPEAARTIIRTNPTVIGALSLRLGEADAMICGLEGRYARHLRDVSQIIGKREGVIDYSALSLLISQRGATFFTDTYVSFDPCAEEIAETTIMAAEEIRRFGIVPKAALLSHSNFGSRDSSSASKMRRAIEIIRKVAPDLEADGEMHGDSAMSEALRRRVMPDSTLTGEANLLVFPTLDAANIALGVVKTMTEALHVGPILLGAALPAHILSPSVTSRGVVNMATLAVVEASSAE